CAAGATCTGCCGCATCGCTCGCAGTTCTTGACTCACAGTCTCCTGTTTCGCCTCTGATTCCTTCAAAGCGCGATTCAATCGTACGTAACCGCCGCGTAAGAAATCCATCGTCATATCTTGCTCTTCTATCTCAAACTCCTCCTCCGAGCCGACGCTCGGTTCCGTTGGAACCATCTTTGCTTTCGACATCGCACGAATCGTCGGAAGCTTCAATCGGAACGGCGATCGTCGTCAATCACTCGAGCGCACACCTTCGGAGATCGATCGCGTGTCAAACCGTCACAACGAACTGTAACCACCAGGAATCGCACTCGCCTTCGTCGCCGCGTGTTCCGAAACAGTTTCACCGCACCAATTGATAAGATCAAAGATCGGATCTACTGAATAACGATGTATATTGATGAATAGATTCGAGAATTACAACCGTCGTGATACTCTATCACCTGAGTATCACTCTACTCTCATCACCTGAGTAGACCTAGCTCATATGCTAAGGTTAACAATTGTAATCAACGATAACCGTATAACAGAAACAATACGAGTATTTATACTTCCTTTACTATCTCACACGTGTCTCCACTTTATTTGTTAACCACCATTTCACTCTTCATTTCCCGTCACTCCTCTCCCTTCTTCACTTCCTTCTGCTTAAACCTTCTCCTCTCATAAGTATGCTTGAACCTATCATGGTCATAGTTCGTCGTGCTTCTGAGGTTGGTCTTGGTTCATCATCTTCTCGAGCTTTTCTTGTAGTTCCTATAAAAAGTAGGCCAAACACCCGGTTTAGATAGTGTTAACGAGTAACTAAATTAAACACGGGGCTTTGATATTTGAGATGCACATCAGCTTACCTTAAGTTTATCTTCTAGACACCGAGCTGGAGTAGATAAAACTGCCGCATATCTGCAAAAAGAGAGTAAGAGATGAGGGggacaaaataaatgaaaacccAAAGATAAAACGCTATAACCCGTGACACAGGTAAAAAAGACCAAGACAAAGAACTTACTCGCAACGACTTGGTTCATCAACATCCATGAGCTCATTTTTCAACCCACATCTTAGCTTGATCTGCATGTCAGGAATTAGTCAAgctttttatatttcttgtcTCTGTGGCCTTTGCAAGCTCGAAATCAATTCTTATAGTGGTCTAGTTATAGTTGGAGCTAATTTTGTTCGAGCAGTTTATTGGATCTAGTAGCCATATCCGAATATTTACCTTTAAGCTTCTATCGGGACCGTTCCAACACTTGTCTCCGTTTGTATATGTCATGAACTGGTACGAGTTCTCAAACTTTTCCCATCCCCTAGAAAATCACATTAAGCCAAAGAAGTTTAAATCCAAATACATAGATAGATAGTTACTGATATCTGATTGCAACTTCGAACTGATTCCTCGTTAcattaggtttagtataatgtACCATGATACGGATCAGTATGTACGGAAACGACACTTACCCTAGCTGAGTCTTTGAATAGCCCTCCTCTTGTGTTGCTTCTTTATATGCACAGACTTTGTAAGTATACCTAGACATTAGGCAAGTACCGAATAAGATAAACATAACTATAATACCTGAGATAATGCTATAATTTTTCTTACTTGCCCTGTTTGCTCTCAAAACAACGACCATGGAATGAATAGAACTCTTTCTCCGGTCCtgtaataagaaaaataatactaaGGACTAACTCGAAAAAGGCAAAACGTAAGTAATGGCTTAGGATGTTTTTATCATACAGACCAAAGTCTTGTTTTAGCTTCTTTTCTAAGCTCGAAACCCTTGACTGTATTTTCTTAAGCTTTGAGCTCGACTCATCGTATTCCTTGCGTACCCGATCAGCCTCTGCATATCCCACAACGTAGAAGGTGAATCACTGAAGACATACGAGTCTTGATTTTACTTTCCATGGAAGTGATATACTATTAATTTACCTGATTTGTCCACTGGGGTGGTTTGGAATAAATTCACAGCTTGTAAAATGTTCTTGACGGTCTTTTGTATCTTCTCCAACCAGGTAGGACTAGAGGTTGTCTCTATAAGTACTCAAATATTAATAATGTCATACTTACTATGATAGTTTAAAGAATACAAACATCTGTGTCAATAGTGCAAACCTGATAAATCGAGATCATCCTCCCCATCAGATTTGTAGGAAGAAGTAGAATCATGGCGATACTCCTCTTCATAGGTATCATCTTCGGGTTCATGGTCGCTGTATTTTCCATCGTCGCCTGTTTCCTCGTCACCATCTGACACAAATCCATCATCTTCCTCTACTTCCTGTGGACTGGTGGGCGTGTGGTCATAGTTTTCATGATCATCAGCTTTCGAGTCCTCATCTGCCTCAGATGGCGTATCAGACTTCTCTCCTGTCCAACGAGAGGCAACAAGACGCCCCAATTCCTCCTTTGACAACTCGTCCTTCTTCTCGGATACAGTATCCTCCTATATATAGAATATTGAGCACTTAAACGTCATGATGCAAGTCAAAACGGGCAGAGTTATTCTAATCATGGAAGTTCAAAAAACTAGACTTAGGTCTATGACAATATATGTAAAGCATTTGACCAGAAATTGAAAGTAAATTACCACTTTCTTGACCTCATCTGATTCCTCCTTTTTGGTACTACCATCATGTTGAGATCCAGCTGTGATGGGATCCTCAGATGAGGGAGATTCCTCCTTCTCCTCAACATGCTGCATTTTGTACACAACCTTATATCACCATCTAACTTACTAGTAACAAATTGCTCCACTTTTGGAGAGACCGAAAAAGCATATGAATGAAATCATCTTTCGAACCTCGTCTGTTGGATTAGTGTGAGTACTCTCTTCCAATACACTTGTTGTTTCAGCTTCAGCTGCTGGCTCCTGAAACCAAAGTCTATTTCAATATCCGCTTGATGACACAACCATTTTGAGCTTAAATCAAATCAAGAAACTTAAACAAAGTACAAAAAATGCTGAAGATATTGACATAACAGCCATGCGAATGAGGTCCAGTCTTCCAGACAGCCTAGGTATTGATCTCATTGAGTAAAATATAGTTTCCACGCATCTCACGTATTGAAACTTTCATATCTTATTTCAAGACCTCATGACTGAGCAGGTGATTCAGTGAAGACCAGAATATTGGCGAATGGTCTGATAAACCTTTGTTTCATGGGTTGACTCCTTAACTTGttgaatatgtaaaaaaaaaaaacaaaaaacaacaagATGAAAGCTTACAAATCTATTTCAGTTTACAAGAGAAGAACTAACCTCATCTGTATCCAAGTCCTTGTATCTACCAGTCTCATCATGATGTTCGTTTTCATCGAGAATTTCGTCGTCCTGTGAAACTCCAGGCATCTCTTCACCGTCTGTGCTTCCTCCAACTTTTCCATTGCCATCTGTCTTCTCCTCACCCGTCCCATTTCCCGGCTGGGCTGCTAATTCAGCCTCTTTTCTTTCcttctcttccttttctttctctAGACGCTCCTTCTCCTCTATCTTCTCAATTTGTTCTTTACGCTCTACACAAGAAGTATTAGGGAAATTTCAGATCTTTATTCATAAGATAAGACCAACATTGTTAAGGGAAAAATGTCTGTCTTTATCATCGGAAGTCATCATTGCCAGTTAtaatgaaagagaaagaagttgACAATCCTATCTGATTCCACTACATAACTACTAGTcatattttgatcaaaaaaaaaaaactactagtCATATAAttctcttattttcttcctaCCTTTTTGGTGGTTAGTGAAGATTTTTAAGAACTGACCCAGAGGCATATCCAGCACCTAACTACACTTATATCCGAGGTTCTGCTCTCACATTCCAATCCACTGATTATTATCTCATGATACTACTATATGTCCATTTAAGTTTCCCTaagaccaaaacaaaaaaaatctcaaccCTCATGCCAAATTGcaccaaaagagagaaagagcaAACCTTTGAGCTGTTGGACAAGGCCTTTCAGAATTTTCTGCTCGATTTTCAGCTTCTTTAGTTCAGCTTCATCTTTCTCCAGACCCACTTTCGCCTGCTCGATCTCCTTCCTCCTGATCACAACCCCTTGATTATAGGTATCGATTTTCTTCTTAAGATTCTCTCGAGCAGCTTTCCCAGCTTCCCAGCATGTATTTGAGCACGCCACTTTACCATCATACTCATCACTTCCATCACAACAATCTGCTCCCATGCGGAAAACAAACCATTTGAGCCAATAAACACAGAATGCTAACTATCCAACAGCTTATTGATTCTTCTCTATAGTAGTATTCAACATAAGAAGGTATAAATTAAGTAACATACATACCGCAGATaccatcattgactctggaagaaaacaaaactaaaggAGAATGGCCTGCGTTCCGACAATAGAACTTGCCATTAGGACAAGCTGAGGTGCCTGTAGGTTTAACAAATAGAGCAAATATTAATCTGAATTCTCTCTCAATGAAACTGATCTGCTAAATCGTAACATAAGATAAAAGCTTCAAACTTTATGATATCAACAGAGACGAGACGAATAAAGGAGGAACCTGGCTCGTCAGTGCCGTCAGCGCAATCGCAAAAATCGTCGTTAAGCTGAGCT
Above is a window of Brassica napus cultivar Da-Ae chromosome A10, Da-Ae, whole genome shotgun sequence DNA encoding:
- the LOC106437659 gene encoding glucosidase 2 subunit beta-like, with translation MRVLLSFLLLLLASSAIRSSSSPVTDDPFLGISPLDEKYYKSSSEIKCKDGSKRFTRAQLNDDFCDCADGTDEPGTSACPNGKFYCRNAGHSPLVLFSSRVNDGICDCCDGSDEYDGKVACSNTCWEAGKAARENLKKKIDTYNQGVVIRRKEIEQAKVGLEKDEAELKKLKIEQKILKGLVQQLKERKEQIEKIEEKERLEKEKEEKERKEAELAAQPGNGTGEEKTDGNGKVGGSTDGEEMPGVSQDDEILDENEHHDETGRYKDLDTDEEPAAEAETTSVLEESTHTNPTDEHVEEKEESPSSEDPITAGSQHDGSTKKEESDEVKKVEDTVSEKKDELSKEELGRLVASRWTGEKSDTPSEADEDSKADDHENYDHTPTSPQEVEEDDGFVSDGDEETGDDGKYSDHEPEDDTYEEEYRHDSTSSYKSDGEDDLDLSETTSSPTWLEKIQKTVKNILQAVNLFQTTPVDKSEADRVRKEYDESSSKLKKIQSRVSSLEKKLKQDFGPEKEFYSFHGRCFESKQGKYTYKVCAYKEATQEEGYSKTQLGGWEKFENSYQFMTYTNGDKCWNGPDRSLKIKLRCGLKNELMDVDEPSRCEYAAVLSTPARCLEDKLKELQEKLEKMMNQDQPQKHDEL